The Aythya fuligula isolate bAytFul2 chromosome 18, bAytFul2.pri, whole genome shotgun sequence DNA window CCAATTGCTTGTGACACAAAAACATGCAGGCTCTGGGGTCTTGAGTTCCAGGCTTTGGAGAAGATGATGCTTAATGCACACAGACCTGCATTGCTTGTCTccattttgtccctgcactgcacTGGCCCAGGTCTGTGCTACTTGTCCTCCTCACCCCAAATGCAATGACTGATAGAGAGACTGAAGAGCTGGAGGAGGGTGAAGTAAAACTTGAGTCAGAGAGCCCCTGCCAGGCCTGTTGCCTGCAGGGCTAGCAAACAAGCTGCAGGCTCAAGCGTAAATAGGGTGCCTACAAAAGTGATCTTACCCCATGAAATGGGATTATCCTTCTGCTCTTCATGTCTCCTTTCTTGATTTTGTCCCAAGACTCTAGAGGCCATTAAGAGGAAGCAGCTGGAGAAGTACCACAAAGCTCCAGAAGATGAGAAGGAGAAAATCGAATGCAACCCTTACATCATTTTCCACCAGGCTCTGAAAAACTGCCAGCCCATCATTGGACTCAGCAACATCACGAAAGGTGGCAAAACCTACCAGGTGAAAGGAGGGGGCCTGGGACCACATCTGGTTGGGGGAGAATTAGCTAGGGAAATAAATGCAGTGGTTGCCACCCCTTCAGCTTGGACTTCTCTCTCTCAGAAAGAGAGCCAGTTTGTAATCTGGATTAAAACAGCACTCAGAAACCCTGTCCAAGATCAGGACCCTAGCCTGTGAGCATGGCAATTCCCCTAGCAGCATGGGGCTCTGCTTCTCTGACTAGGTAAGAAGTAGGGTACGCAGCAAACATTTGTCCAAGGAATCAGAGGTGACTGATCTCTGATCCTTTTGATCACAGCAAAGGAATCAGCAGTCCTGGGGATAGCAGTTGCATCCTCTTTGCTACATGATGTGTCTAGAATAGAAGCCCCAAAGCCCTGGGTGGGTCAGTGTAGCAGAGATTAACTAGATACAGTGCAAGGTTTAAAACAGGAGCAGAACCTGTCTCTAAATATGGGCTCTGCAGCACTCGAGACCTGATGGAGAAATGAAACACGCTGCCATTTCATTGTCATTTGGTGCAGGGGAATGGTGGCTATTTCACTTCTGCTAGAACAAAGCTGCCTGCATCCAATTCCCAAATAGGCCAGAGGTCCTTACAAAGGCCAGTGTCTGCATGCAGTACCCAAGAccagaatttctgttttggtaGCAAAGTCCAGTTTCCATGGGCAGACGAGGTGACTTGGCACAAATCACACGGGACCCCCAGAGCTAGTTTCACGACAGGTTGCTGTATGTTGCCGTGGGAGTAACAGCAGGGTGCAAATCTGTGGTGTCCAGCTGGACCTGTGTAACTGCTGGCGAACAGCAGGCTCCTGCCCCCTCGACATGCAATAACTCTTAGGGTTTAAATCTTTCCCAGGTCCCAGTCCCCCTGAAGGACAATCGGAAACGCTTCCTGGCCATGAAGTGGTTAATCACTGAGTGCAGGGAGAACAAGCACCGGCGCATGCTGATGCCTGAGAAGCtctcccaggagctgctcctggccttCAACAACGAAGGGCCCATCATCAAGAAGAAGCACGTGCTGCACAAGATGGCAGAGGCCAACCGGGCTTACGCCCACTTCCGCTGGTGGTAGGGACTGTGATGGGGATGTGTGTGCTGCACGGCACTGCCACCACCCCAACAGCCTGGGGAACAGCgtcccagagctgcctgcctgagagaagctggggagaagagggaaaggTGGAAGATCCCTTCTGGATAGCTTCTGAGCTAAGCCAAGGAAAGCCTCTCCAGTTCCCCCAAGGTTCATTCCCTTTGTGCTCATTTGGATGGGGGAATGGGGAATTGGAAATAATTACTGACCCCTGCACGGACGTTCTAGTTTGTTTAATAATTGGTTTCCTGTGAAGATAATCCCTGAATGCTTTTGTTAGGGCAACACTGTACAGAGTAATCTCTCTATTCCACTTACCTGTTTCCTGGGGACTTTTAAGTCTCTGCTCCTGTGATCAGCAAcgtttttctctttctagctGTAGAGCTAGGGAAGAGCagatctggattttttttttccataccatAGCCAGCCTTAGCATGATTGGTACAAAAGGcaataaaatgttccttttggTTCTGGTCATCAGCAACATTCTCTGCACAGATCTGTTGGGGGAtgtgaacaggaaaaataaagctggtCCTTTATGGGAAAGGTTTCTCGATTCCAAACTTTTATCTCTGTTGTTTGAGTCTCACACTGGTGTTCCAGCtaccctggttgcttaaagcctGTCTGACACCCTACACCAGAGGAGAAAATTAACATCACAGCATCCCCACCTCAGTCAGGAGCAAGTATTGCAAGCATTTCAAGTATTGCTCACAGCTCTACAGAGAGAAAGCAGGGCACGTTAGTGGAAaacttttattagaaaaaaaaaacacatttatttaaactattttggtttctttcttcctctcccattCTTATTCTCTTAAGAAACATAGTGTATTTGAAACTCactaaattttgaaaaacagtcactgtataaaatttataaaaccTGTTTCTAGCTACATGTGCTCAGGGacctgtcctgctgcaggctgccccgTGGCAGGTCTTGGTGGCTGTGACCAGTGGTGAAGGCTGTGCTGCATGCAGGTGCTGCCAGCGTGCTGGAAGGAGGGGAACACAGCACTTGGATGAGCTGCTTGTGAGGCATCCGAccacagcattttctgcttgTCCCAGACGACCAGATCCAACCTGTTTTAGGACTGTGAGCTGTGAAAGATTTTCCCTCTGCCTCCTTCGgctctgctggctcttgggTGAACCAAAATGCTCTCAGCCTAAAGGCTAGAAGCCTTCCTTGCCttttgctggcagcagggcatcATTAAACAAACTGAGTGGAAGAACTTGCTGGCTTAAATGTGCCCTACCCTTCCCACCTCTCTAAACATCCAAAGTCAGGCTAGCACCAGTTGCAGACTGATACTGATAGTTATGTGCCCAGAGTAAACCCTATTTACAGGAAGTGCTAGAAAAACATTAACATGAGAAGAAATTCAAACTTGGTATGAAGCTTGCTGGTGAAAGTGCTGGGGACATCTctccacctctgctgcagaggGGTTAATCTGTCACTTCGCTGTAATAGTACTTCTGGGCAGCGTCCGTCATCTTCCAGTCGGCGGCCCGGAACTCAATgatctccagcagcaggagctgggacagggagcTGAGCCCTTCCTGCAGAAGGAAACCATCTcggaggagggagaagagctcATCCATCCGCTGGGAGTTCATCTTCTCCAGCTGTTCACCAATGCGATGGAGCTGCAGCACCAAGCAGTCCAcctgcagaaggaagagaagaagacaGCTGAGTACAGAGGTATGAGGAGTTTTGGTGTATCTCTGTGCAGGTCCCCACCAGTCACTCATAGACCAACCCGTGCTGTTCCCTTTGCTCTGAATTTCCAAGAAGTGACAGTGCTGCTTCCCACAAGGTACTGTGAcctgggaggcaggaggggctgcaggtcTGTTCTGGCAAAAGTGCTGGAAAAGCACATTGGGAACTGCCCTGCCTCACAAACAAAATTACGAGAAAAATGCACCAGCAACATGTAGAAAAACGTTAATTTCCTGCGAGATGTTCACAAGGACTGAAAGTAGACCATTACTTCAACAAGACGGAAAGTAGAGGCTGGAGGGAGGTGCCTTCAAGAACAGAGGGAAGAATGCTCCAGAACTAGAAAGTCAAGAGATTTGCAGGAAACGGGCACTAACTGGATCTTTAAAGAGGGAAAAGTCAATGGGCCACAGGGGTGGGAGAGTTGTGCTAAGATaagatggaggaggaaaaaaaaaaaaaagccaaagtgCCCATCCAAGGGCCCATAGATTCAGCAGCTACCTGGGGTGACTCAGATATGTCCTGTGCGGGTTGCTGCACCCTCCTGCACTGACCAGATGTGTGCAAAGCTCCAGCAGAGCTTCAGCCTGCTGGGATCTGGCACAGCATCAGCTCCGATGGCCCAGACAGATGAGCAGCAGCTACAAGAGCATTGCACAGCGTGTCACTGGGCCCTGCAGGACACAGACAGCTGCCCTGCACACATGCACAGCCTCTGCAGCTACCTGCTGTCACCTCCTGTGCCTGCAGTGCCTCAGCAGGTCAGGCTGACAGCTGCGTTTCCAGATGTTCAGCTGCAAAAGCAgttgtttctgtgaaaacaggggagtcactgcatttttctcccATGACAAGAGGTGAACCTCCATAACGCAGGACAGCCCTTATCTCCAGGAACAGCTGGACTGCTGGGTCTCTCCCGTCATTTGGGCAATGGGGAAAAAGCCATGCAAAGGGAGGACAGAGCCTGGGCAAGGGAGTCAGAACCAACACCATCCTGCCTCCTGGGCTGCGAATCCTCCTGTCCAGCAGGTCTTCTTCCAGCAAAAATGGGGGAGGGATGCTCCTGCCTGGCCTTAAAGCTCTCCTCTGCACCAGCCCTCTCTGCAACCCTTCAGAACTGTGCTTTTTGCTGGTCCTTGGCTGGACAATAAGCACACGAGCACCCCACACCACTTCCCTGcactcacctcctcctccttccgTAGGCTGTCAGGCTGTGCCAGTCGGAACAGACAGTCATAAACAGGGTTCACCAGAGCCATCATGGGCATGTTGTTCACCTGGAAAGACACGGGACCTGCTGTCAGCTTGGtggcagaaagggaagaggctgcagctattttaaagaattctccccctgctgcttttcaaagAAGGGAGCAGAATTCAGTTGTGCTGCCAAACGCAGCATCGGTGGGATTTACGTAGCAGACCAGACATTTGAGTCTCCAGGAGCCagagaaactgaacaaacaacgtgaaaacatctatttttaaatgtaagcaGGTCGTCATGGGAAATGCACTTGTtgtaacagcatttttcttgcCTGCAGGAATTGCATCATTTTTAGACGTGCACCAAGCAGACATCCAAGCGCACACACTGCAGCA harbors:
- the MRPS7 gene encoding 28S ribosomal protein S7, mitochondrial, producing MAAPSAAGLGRRLRAWLPRLTQVRWTRYNPSFLEPEVNKELYRKPWDELSEEEKEKQELRALQPIKAAPPSVSCSVFSDPMISKFTNMMMKNGNKVLARSLMAQTLEAIKRKQLEKYHKAPEDEKEKIECNPYIIFHQALKNCQPIIGLSNITKGGKTYQVPVPLKDNRKRFLAMKWLITECRENKHRRMLMPEKLSQELLLAFNNEGPIIKKKHVLHKMAEANRAYAHFRWW